One stretch of Manis pentadactyla isolate mManPen7 chromosome 10, mManPen7.hap1, whole genome shotgun sequence DNA includes these proteins:
- the LOC130679276 gene encoding olfactory receptor 10C1-like: protein MSVSEPVISGNQSLCTKFTFVAFSSLAELQPVLFTVFLIIYLFTVGGNLTIISLIRITPSLHTPMYFFLVNLSLLEMCYITSVVPQMLVHLLVETKTISVGGCAAQMYVFTILGLTECCLLAAMAYDRFVAICYPLHYTLLMGPSVCWKLAAASWTTGVVVESAQTTWIFTLPFCGAGKIQHFFCDIMPVVKLACVDTSHNEIVMFSVSVLFIMSPCLLILCSYIRILATILRIPSAAGRRKALSTCSSHILVVSLFYGTALFTYLQPKSAHTPETDKATALMYTVVTPALNPVIYTLRNKEVKEAFLRITQRNALRRTV from the coding sequence ATGTCTGTCTCTGAGCCTGTAATAAGTGGAAACCAGTCTCTCTGCACCAAATTCACATTTGTggctttttcctctctagctgagTTACAGCCTGtgctcttcactgtgttcctaaTCATTTACTTGTTTACTGTGGGAGGAAACCTCACCATCATCTCCCTGATCCGGATCACCCCTTCCCTGCACACCCCTATGTATTTCTTCCTGGTTAACCTCTCCCTTCTGGAGATGTGCTATATCACCAGTGTGGTGCCTCAGATGCTGGTGCACCTGTTGGTGGAGACCAAGACCATAAGTGTGGGAGGGTGTGCAGCTCAGATGTATGTATTTACTATCTTGGGACTGACAGAATGCTGCCTGCTGGCAGCCATGGCTTATGACCGCTTTGTAGCTATCTGCTACCCACTGCATTATACTCTCCTGATGGGCCCTAGTGTGTGTTGGAAACTGGCTGCAGCATCCTGGACCACCGGAGTGGTGGTGGAGTCAGCCCAGACCACCTGGATCTTCACTCTGCCCTTCTGCGGAGCAGGAAAGATCCAGCACTTTTTTTGCGACATCATGCCTGTAGTGAAACTGGCTTGTGTTGATACCTCCCACAATGAGATTGTgatgttttctgtctctgtgctcttcattATGAGTCCCTGCTTGCTCATTCTGTGCTCCTACATTCGAATTCTGGCGACCATCTTGAGAATCCCTTCAGCAGCTGGCAGACGCAAAGCTCTCTCCACTTGTTCTTCTCACATCCTGGTGGTTTCTCTGTTCTATGGCACTGCCTTGTTCACTTATCTCCAGCCTAAGAGTGCACACACTCCAGAAACAGACAAAGCAACTGCACTCATGTACACGGTGGTCACACCTGCTCTCAATCCCGTCATCTACACCTTGAGGAACAAGGAAGTAAAGGAAGCCTTTCTAAGGATAACACAAAGGAACGCCCTCAGACGAACGGTCTAA